The nucleotide window GCTGGCACAGCAGCTCTGCCTGCTGCCGCCGTCGCGAGCCGCCTGGATTCCGCCGCTGATACCTCATCGTGCGGTGATGCAGCAGAGCGTGGACTATCGGTCGATCTACCTGGCGGCGTCGCTGTGCAAAGACTTGCCGCCCCAGGTGTGCATCATTGATGTCTCGCCGTTACTGCGAGCGGTCCTCGAACCGATCACCGATGCAGCGTTCGATAGCGATTGGACGCAGGGGCGTAACGTGCATCTGCTGGGGTTGTGCCTGGATGAGATTCGCACGGCGACGCAACAACCGATGCTATTGCCGATGCCCGAAGACAAGCGCCTGGCCCCCTTGCTTGCCATCCCGGATCGCCTGCCGCCGACACTAGTGGTGCTGGAACAACACATCGGCGCCAGCGGCAGGACCATCGGACGGATCTTTCAGCGGGAAACCGGCATGGGTTATCAGCAGTGGCGCCAGCAATGGCGCTTGATGCGCGCCATTGAACTGTTAGCCACCGGTCACAGCCTGAGCCACAGCGCCTTTGAACTGGGCTTTGCCAGCGACAGCGCGTTCATCGCGTTCTTCAGGCACATGACCGGCCGCACGCCGAAAGCCTATCTGGATTGATTACGAAGCCAGATTCACGCCTCGGGCATCTTGCGAAAGCCCACCGCCAGGCGGTTCCAGCCGTTGATGGCGTTGATAGCCACGGTCAGGTCGACCATTTCCTTGGGGTTGAAATGCTCGTTCAGCAGTTCATAGTCGGCATCCGGCGCATGGGTGTCGCTCAGGCGGGTCAGGGCTTCGGTCCAGGCCAGCGCGGCGCGCTCGCGAGGGGTGAAGAACGGTGCTTCGCGCCAGGCGGTCACGGCGTACAGGCGACGCTCCGTCTCGCCATCCTTGCGGGCATCGGCGGTGTGCATGTCGATGCAGAAGGCGCAGCCGTTGATTTGCGAGGAACGCAGCTTGACCAGCTCGAGCAGGGACTTTTCCAGGCCCAGTTTCATGACAGCGTTTTCCAGGGCCAGCATGGCTTTGAAGGCGTCGGGGGAAGCGGTGTAGAAATCGATACGCGGTTGCATGGTGTGCTCCAGAACAATGGGGTGTGGCGCTACGTTAGCCCCAGGCCGGCGCGGTACAAATAGCCAATTATTAGGAAGTTCGAGTGACCAATGGGCAGGTTGTTCAGGCCCGGCTGCGCAGCCAGTGCAGGAAGCGTTTCTTGGTCACGGGCTTGGGGGCTTCGAGGATCAGGTTCTGGGCGAGGTGCATGCGTACGTCCAACAGGTTCTTCATGGCGTCATTGATGTCGTGACGGGCGTCAAGGCACGGTTTGAGGTAGTCCTTCTCGATGCGATAAAGGGTACAGAACGTCTTGGCCGAAAAGCTTGCCAATGCGGCCACGTCGGAAATGATACCGGCTTCGCCAATCACTTCTCCCGGCCCCATGCGCCCGCCTTCCAATACCTGGCCGTCGCGTACCATGGTTACGCTGACCACGCCGGATTCGATGATGAACAGATGATCGCTCACCTCGCCGGCGGGCAGGATCATGTCTCCTGCACGGAAGGTCTGCAGGGTCATGTTCTGGCTGAAGGTGTCTTTTTCTTCCTGGCGCAAGGTCGAGAAAATGCTTGAGCTGTCCAGCAATGCGCGGGGCCGCGACGAACCATTGGCCGAGGCGCTTTCGCTGTGGGACAGGAGACTGATCCCAGACGCCCGCAGGTGTCGGAACGCCAGGTCGAACAATTGATTGCGCACCTCGCGCTTCTGGGCTCTCGAGACGACAAAGCCGCTGATTTCGTATTCCGCCCCAGCACTGGTGGAGCTTTTCAGCGTGACGCAAGGGCCCGGCACGGCAAGTAAGGCGCGGCAGCCGATCATGGCGCGCTCCAGCGCTTCGATCACTTTCTGCGGCCGGGCGTGGGGACTGACCTGAACGCTGATGGACAACCCGTGCACATCGCTGGGCCGGCTGAAGTTGATGACCTTGGCCTTGGCCGCCAGTGAGTTGGGAATCACCGCCATGCTGCCCTGGGCGGTCTGCAAGCGCGTGGCGCGCCAGTCGATGTCGGTGACCCGGCCCTCGGTGCCGTCGATGGAGATCCAGTCATCGAGCTGATAAGGCTTGGTGGTGTTGAGCACGATGCCGGAGAACACGTCGCTGAGGGTGCTTTGCAACGCCAGGCCGACGATGATCGCCATCGCCCCGGACGTCGCCAGCACCCCCTTGACCGGCAGATCCAGGACATAAGCCAGCGCGGCAATCACGGCGATCAGGAAGATCACCGCACCAAGCAGATCCTGCAACAGCCGCCCGGTATGGCCGACCCGTTGCATCATTGCCGCACCGATCAGCACCGTCAGGGTTCGTGCGGCGAACAGCCACCAGGCGATCTGCAAGCCAGTGGCCGCCAGGTGCCGCGGCACATCGTCGACCCACTGCGCCGGCTCCATGGGGTTGAGGCCTTCATTGAACAGCAGCATGCTGAACAACGAAAAAATCACCAGCCGCCCGCCGATCTTCCAATAGGACCGCTGCGCACTGACCAGTCGCCACAACAGCATGTCGAGCACAAGCAGCACCAGGGCGCCGAGCAGCGGGTGATCGGTGATCAGAGACAGCATGGGGACAGCTCCAGCAAGGCTATTGGCGAGAAGATTGGCACAGATGTATACGCCGTGGAATCACCACAACCCGTGTGGGAGCGAGCCTGCTCGCGATGCCGGTTGATCCGTCAACGCTTCAGCGACTGGCGGACCGCTATCGCGAGCAGGCTCGCTCCCACATGGATCGGCGTGGCCGGCAATCAAGCGTCCATCTGGCCGAAATGCCCGGAGTGGAAGTCGTTGAAAGCCTGGTGGATTTCCTGCTCGCTGTTCATCACGAACGGGCCATGGCCGACGATGGGTTCGTCGATAGGTTCGCCGCTGAGCAGCAGCACCACCGCGTCGTTATTGGCGTGCAGGGTCAACTGGTCGCCGGCGCGTTCGAACAGGGCCAGTTGCCCCGCCTCGATCCGCTCGCGACCGTTGGCCTGGACCGTGCCATGCAGCACCACCAGTGCCGTGTTGCGGCCTTCGTGCAGGTCGAGGGTCAGGTCCTTGCCGGCATTCAAGCGGATATCCCAGACGTCGATGGGCGTGAAGGTCTTCGCCGGGCCTTGTTGGCCCTCGAAGGTCCCGGCGATCAGGCGCAGCCTGCCGGCGTCGTCCTTCAGCGCAATGTTCGGAATGTCACCCTTGAGCAGCGTCTGGTAGCCGGCCGGGGCCATCTTGTCTTTGGCGGGCAAGTTGACCCACAGCTGGACCATTTCCATGAACCCACCCTGGCGGGCAAAGGCTTCGGAATGGAACTCTTCATGGATGATCCCGGAAGCGGCGGTCATCCATTGCACATCGCCCGGGCCGATCTTGCCGCCGCTGCCGGTGGAATCCCGGTGTTCCAACTCACCCTGGTAAACGATGGTCACGGTTTCGAAACCCCGATGCGGATGCTGGCCGACACCGCGACGCTGATCGGTGGGGGCGAACTCGCTTGGGGCGGCATGGTCCAGCAGCAGGAACGGGCTGATGTGCTTGCCCAGGTTGTCGTAGGAAAACAGCGTGCGAACCGGGAAGCCATCACCGACCCAATGGGGTCGCGGGCTGGTGTACAGACCAATGATCTTTTTCATGCTGTGTCTCCCAATCAGGTGTTGCGATTCGATGGGTACAGCTTAAAACTGAGACCTTTGAGGCACTAGACTGCAAAAATCGGCTTTAGCGTTCTATCTGGAGAACGATCATCGAAGACCTGAACACGCTCTACTATTTCACCCAAGTGGTCGAACACGGCGGTTTCGCCGCCGCCGGCCGGGCGCTGGACATGCCCAAGTCCAAGCTCAGCCGACGCATCGCACAGCTGGAAGAGCGCCTGGGCGTGCGCTTGATCCACCGCACCAGCCGGCATTGTTCGTTGACGGAAATCGGCCAGGCCTACTACCAGCGCTGCCTGGCGATGCGGGTCGAGGCCGAGAGCGCGGCGGAAGTGATCGAGCGCAACCGCTCCGAACCTCAGGGGCTGGTGCGCATCAGCTGTCCGACGGCGTTGCTCAACAGTTGGGTCGGGCCGATGCTGACCCGCTACATGATCCGTTACCCACGGGTGGAATTGTTCATCGAAAGCACCAACCGCCGGGTCGACCTGATTCACGAAGGGTTCGATATCACGTTACGGGTGCGCTTCCCGCCGCTGGAAGACACCGACATGGTGATGAAAGCGCTGGGCAAGAGCACCCAATGCCTGGTGGGCAGCCCGGTTTATCGGGAACGCTTGTCCTCCCCCGCTTCCCCGGCCGACCTCAACGGCTTGCCCAGCCTGCACTGGGGAGCGGCGCAACGGGAGTATCAGTGGGCGTTGTCGGGGCCGGACGGCGCCAGCGCGCTGATCCGCCATGCGCCACGCATGGTCACCGACGATTTGCTGGCCCTGCGCCAAGCGGCGCTGGCAGGCATCGGTATTGCTCACCTGCCCTACGTGCTGGTTCGCGATGACCTGGCGGCCGGGCGACTGGTGGAACTGATTCCGGGCTGGGCACCGAATTGCGGGATTGTCCACGCGATCTTCGCGTCACGTCGCGGGTTGTTGCCGTCGGTGCGCACATTGATCGATTTTCTGGCCGAGGAATTCAGCCAGAGTGATATGGCGTAGTGCAGCTTCATGTGGGAGCGAGCCTGCTCGCGATGAACGATAACGCGGTCTGCGGATAGACCGAGTTGCCCGCATCGCGAGCAGGCTCGCTCCCACAGGGAAAAGCCACGACTCAGAGGTGATTGCGCTTGGCGAAATCCGATAAACCCACCAGGGTCTTCAAGCCAAGCTTTTCCAGCAGCCGGGTCTTGTAGGTGCTGACGGTTTTCGGGCTCAGGTACAAGGATTCGGCGACATCCTTGCCGCGCATGCCCATGGACAGCATTCGCAGAATGGACAGTTCGCGAGTGGAAAGGCTCTCCAGGGCCTGCTGTTCGGTGCGCTGCTGGAAGTCCAGCCTGACAGGCATCTGGGGGAAATAGGAATAACCGGACTTCAAGGCATGAATGGCCTTGGTCAGTTCCTTCAGATCGCTTTTCTTGGTCACGAAGCCCCTGGCCCCAGCCGAGATGCAGCGGTTGCAGAAGTGCTGCGCATCCTGGGAGGTGAACACCAGCACGCCGCACTCGGGGTACTGGGCCATGATCCAGACCAGCAAGTCCAGGCCATCGAAGCCGTTCATCACCAGATCCAGGATCACCAGTTCAGGCGTGCGCTCCTTGATCAGGGCCCTGGCATCGAGCACGCCATTGGCGTCCCTGATCTGGGTAAACCCCTCGTTCTGGCAAATCAGCCGCAATGCCCCCCGTATGACAGGGTGGTCATCCACGATCAACACGTCTTTCAAGGCAACTCCCCAGATGAATACAAACTACGCCGATGCCATGCTCCAGCGGACTCTTGCACAAGCCACAGGCCCGGCCACCTGTCAGGTCTGACAGTGCCGACCAATGGTCAGGATCAGCCGCCGTGGCTGTGCCTGAGGGGACGGCTCCAAGAATGGCCCGCTTCGCGGTCCGCTGGATCGACCCGTGCCATCAGACGCGCCAGGGCGGCGAGATCCGGTAGCGGCGCAGGATGCAACTGCACGCTTGCCCGACGCGCGACAGGGACCGACAGGAGCCCGCCCTGTTGCGCGTTGTAGATCATTCCATGGCGCACCTGCGGGTTATCGAGGAAGAACCCCGGCAGATCCAACACCCCTTCCGCCAGGCAGGCGTCGACGACCAGCAGGTCGAACGGCTCGATACCGAACGCCATCAATGTCATCAGCTCCTGCGCACTGCTCACGGGCGCAATCCGGAAATAGCCCTGTTGATTGAACAGGTACTCAAGCTTCATTCGATGAGAAGGGTCTGTATCGGCAATCATGATACGTAGTGCTTTATTCGGCATGACAGGCTTCCCAATGACAACGCGACGGATATGAACCGGCTCGTAAACGTTAAGGGGCCTCAGGCTAGAGGAAGCTTTTGAGGGACGCTGTAGGACGAGTCTTAAAAACAGTCGGAAAAAGCCCTCCTCGATACACGGTTGTAGGAAGTCATTCGCGCAAGGCGCCGGGAGGAGCAAGGTCCTTCGCCACATGGGTCTCCAATTGTTCGCTGAGGAAGTCCATGACCTGGCGCAAGTCACCCACCGCATTGGCGAGCAACATGCCGTCAGCGCTTCGACAGGCGCTTTCCACCGACTCGCATGCGGCGACCAGGCCTTGCGCCTGGATGATTCGCGCCCCGCCCTTGATCCGGTGCGCCAGATCCGCGAGCCCGGAGACATCGTGTCGGCTGAACAACTCGATGAGTCGTACCTTGTCGTCAGCATTGCTGCTGATCAATTCCTCCAGCAGTTTCTTGATCGAGACGATGTCGCCGCCGGTCAGTTGTTCGAGACTGGTCAGATCGAAACTGTCGGTCAACGCAACGGCCTCCTCCTCGTCAAGCGACGCGCTGAGCGAACCCAGGCGCGCCTGCAGTTCCTTGAGGCCGATGGGTTTGAACAGGCAGTCATCCATCCCGGCGTCGATGCAGCGCTCCTTTTCCTCGCGCTGGGCGTTGGCGGTAAATCCCAGGATCACCCCACGGGACAAGCCTTGGGCCCGCTCTTCGTCGCGAATGGCGCGTGTCAGTTCATAGCCACTCATCAATGGCATGTTGCAATCGGTGATGACCGCATCGAAGTGTCCGGCGCGCCAGACCTGCAAACCCTGGATACCGTCCCCGGCCTCCTGGACCCGGTGCCCCAGGTAGCTCAGTTGCCGCGACAGCAGCAGGCGATTGGCCGGATGGTCATCGATCACCAGGATGTCCAGGGCCTGGGTCGGCACCGACGCCTCGACCTCGGCCGACGGTGCTTGCACCTGGGCGTCGAGCAAGGGCAGGCGCAACAGGATCTCGATCTGCGTGCCCGCCCCCGGGGCGCTGCTCAATGCCAGGGTGCCACCCATCATTTCGCACAGAGTGCGGCTGATCATCAGCCCCAGCCCGGAACCGCTGCGGGCGGACTGGCGATTATTGCCAGCCTGGGTAAAGGGGCTGAACAGGCGTTGCTGGTCCTGCTGGGAAATCCCGCTGCCGGTGTCCTCCACCCGCAGGCGAATGCCCAGGCGTTTGTCGTCATGACCGGAGGTTGCTTGCACGCTCAGGCGTACCTGGCCTTGATCGGTGAATTTGATCGCGTTGCTCAGCAGGTTCGACACGATCTGCTTGAAGCGCAAGGGATCGATCAAGACGTCCTTGTCGATCGCCGGGTCCAGGTCCAGCTGCAGACGCAGGTGTTTTTGCCGGGCCAGGCCTTCGAACATCCGCGTCAGCGACTCGACCAGTTGCGCCAGGTTGGCCCGCTCCGGCGCCAGGGACAATCGCCCCGACTCGATACGAGCAATGTCCAGGATGTCGCCGATCAAGCCCAGCAACCCCTGGGCCGCGTCGGAAGCGAC belongs to Pseudomonas sp. B21-028 and includes:
- a CDS encoding helix-turn-helix transcriptional regulator — translated: MAWLDSHAHFDPDRHHAAVIGLASTLGQHDSGLHKHQRGQLLFTRRGCARITLAQQLCLLPPSRAAWIPPLIPHRAVMQQSVDYRSIYLAASLCKDLPPQVCIIDVSPLLRAVLEPITDAAFDSDWTQGRNVHLLGLCLDEIRTATQQPMLLPMPEDKRLAPLLAIPDRLPPTLVVLEQHIGASGRTIGRIFQRETGMGYQQWRQQWRLMRAIELLATGHSLSHSAFELGFASDSAFIAFFRHMTGRTPKAYLD
- a CDS encoding carboxymuconolactone decarboxylase family protein, translated to MQPRIDFYTASPDAFKAMLALENAVMKLGLEKSLLELVKLRSSQINGCAFCIDMHTADARKDGETERRLYAVTAWREAPFFTPRERAALAWTEALTRLSDTHAPDADYELLNEHFNPKEMVDLTVAINAINGWNRLAVGFRKMPEA
- a CDS encoding mechanosensitive ion channel family protein — protein: MLSLITDHPLLGALVLLVLDMLLWRLVSAQRSYWKIGGRLVIFSLFSMLLFNEGLNPMEPAQWVDDVPRHLAATGLQIAWWLFAARTLTVLIGAAMMQRVGHTGRLLQDLLGAVIFLIAVIAALAYVLDLPVKGVLATSGAMAIIVGLALQSTLSDVFSGIVLNTTKPYQLDDWISIDGTEGRVTDIDWRATRLQTAQGSMAVIPNSLAAKAKVINFSRPSDVHGLSISVQVSPHARPQKVIEALERAMIGCRALLAVPGPCVTLKSSTSAGAEYEISGFVVSRAQKREVRNQLFDLAFRHLRASGISLLSHSESASANGSSRPRALLDSSSIFSTLRQEEKDTFSQNMTLQTFRAGDMILPAGEVSDHLFIIESGVVSVTMVRDGQVLEGGRMGPGEVIGEAGIISDVAALASFSAKTFCTLYRIEKDYLKPCLDARHDINDAMKNLLDVRMHLAQNLILEAPKPVTKKRFLHWLRSRA
- a CDS encoding pirin family protein, whose translation is MKKIIGLYTSPRPHWVGDGFPVRTLFSYDNLGKHISPFLLLDHAAPSEFAPTDQRRGVGQHPHRGFETVTIVYQGELEHRDSTGSGGKIGPGDVQWMTAASGIIHEEFHSEAFARQGGFMEMVQLWVNLPAKDKMAPAGYQTLLKGDIPNIALKDDAGRLRLIAGTFEGQQGPAKTFTPIDVWDIRLNAGKDLTLDLHEGRNTALVVLHGTVQANGRERIEAGQLALFERAGDQLTLHANNDAVVLLLSGEPIDEPIVGHGPFVMNSEQEIHQAFNDFHSGHFGQMDA
- a CDS encoding LysR family transcriptional regulator gives rise to the protein MIEDLNTLYYFTQVVEHGGFAAAGRALDMPKSKLSRRIAQLEERLGVRLIHRTSRHCSLTEIGQAYYQRCLAMRVEAESAAEVIERNRSEPQGLVRISCPTALLNSWVGPMLTRYMIRYPRVELFIESTNRRVDLIHEGFDITLRVRFPPLEDTDMVMKALGKSTQCLVGSPVYRERLSSPASPADLNGLPSLHWGAAQREYQWALSGPDGASALIRHAPRMVTDDLLALRQAALAGIGIAHLPYVLVRDDLAAGRLVELIPGWAPNCGIVHAIFASRRGLLPSVRTLIDFLAEEFSQSDMA
- a CDS encoding response regulator transcription factor, translated to MKDVLIVDDHPVIRGALRLICQNEGFTQIRDANGVLDARALIKERTPELVILDLVMNGFDGLDLLVWIMAQYPECGVLVFTSQDAQHFCNRCISAGARGFVTKKSDLKELTKAIHALKSGYSYFPQMPVRLDFQQRTEQQALESLSTRELSILRMLSMGMRGKDVAESLYLSPKTVSTYKTRLLEKLGLKTLVGLSDFAKRNHL
- a CDS encoding response regulator translates to MPNKALRIMIADTDPSHRMKLEYLFNQQGYFRIAPVSSAQELMTLMAFGIEPFDLLVVDACLAEGVLDLPGFFLDNPQVRHGMIYNAQQGGLLSVPVARRASVQLHPAPLPDLAALARLMARVDPADREAGHSWSRPLRHSHGG